In the genome of Flexistipes sinusarabici DSM 4947, one region contains:
- a CDS encoding ABC transporter permease: MKTEKIRNLSLIMVAAAFAAPFVYITLTSFAFSPEEFREIFNRYDLFTLLLNTFVLIVCVGLLSMTFGLFSAWFVTMYDFPLRKLFSVLLIFPLAFPAYVLAFSWTGFFGFSGIINKTLSPNSIFFLDIFRNLAGATLVLSFALYPYIYLIAKSAFATMGKRSLEVANIHGYSDFEAFFRIIIPQIKPWLISGLIIVWFETLADFGAVSILSVDTFTTAIYKAWYGYFKIEESLLLAFFLLIKVFILLWVLRLIEGNKYYTQTERQDTNIAQKKNLSPFYKSLVFIFLTSLCTLSFAIPSAQLFHWIFAADQLNLSDISQYTFNTFSLAVAGALCIVLLSLYLGFCNKFYKNKLSGAVGYLVKSGYAYPGSVLAVALFIPIINLSQNISSFTGVSLNMQSTVLPLFLGYIIRFSAVASAPVNGGYQRLKKSVLESAALLTDSVSSKLFRIVLPVLKPGIISAFILTFIDISKEMPLTLMTRPFGFDTLAVKIYGLTSEGEWERAALPAIIIVFLGFIPIAFSALLRRKNVHPRS, from the coding sequence ATGAAAACAGAAAAAATCAGAAACTTATCATTAATAATGGTCGCGGCAGCTTTTGCCGCGCCATTTGTTTACATTACTCTAACTTCTTTCGCATTCAGCCCGGAAGAGTTTAGAGAAATTTTCAACAGATATGACCTGTTCACATTACTACTGAACACTTTTGTACTAATTGTATGTGTCGGACTATTGTCAATGACTTTCGGGCTTTTCTCCGCATGGTTTGTTACAATGTACGATTTCCCGCTAAGAAAATTGTTTTCCGTACTATTGATATTTCCCCTGGCTTTTCCGGCTTATGTTCTTGCTTTCAGCTGGACAGGATTTTTTGGTTTTTCCGGGATTATAAATAAAACTCTTTCTCCAAACAGCATATTTTTCTTGGATATATTCAGAAATCTTGCCGGTGCAACGCTGGTATTGTCTTTTGCCTTGTATCCTTATATATACTTAATAGCAAAATCGGCTTTTGCTACAATGGGCAAGCGAAGTCTCGAAGTGGCAAATATTCATGGATATTCAGATTTTGAAGCTTTTTTCCGTATCATAATCCCACAGATTAAACCCTGGCTTATCTCAGGTTTAATAATTGTATGGTTTGAAACACTTGCTGATTTCGGTGCAGTGTCAATTCTAAGTGTGGATACATTTACAACAGCTATATATAAAGCCTGGTACGGGTATTTTAAAATTGAAGAATCCCTTCTTCTTGCTTTTTTTCTTCTTATAAAAGTTTTTATTCTGCTGTGGGTACTGCGCTTGATAGAGGGTAATAAATATTATACTCAGACTGAGAGACAGGACACAAATATTGCTCAAAAGAAAAACCTTTCGCCTTTTTATAAATCTCTGGTTTTTATATTTTTAACATCTTTATGTACACTCTCCTTTGCTATACCTTCAGCTCAGTTGTTCCATTGGATTTTTGCTGCTGATCAGCTTAATTTATCGGATATATCACAATATACTTTTAATACTTTTTCTCTTGCCGTTGCCGGGGCGCTATGCATTGTTTTGCTCTCACTATATTTAGGGTTCTGTAATAAATTTTATAAAAATAAATTAAGTGGTGCGGTGGGATATTTGGTTAAATCCGGATATGCTTATCCGGGTTCGGTTTTAGCTGTTGCGCTTTTTATCCCCATAATTAATTTAAGCCAAAACATCAGCAGTTTTACAGGTGTTTCTTTGAATATGCAAAGCACTGTGCTCCCGTTATTTCTTGGATATATAATAAGATTTTCCGCAGTAGCTTCTGCTCCTGTAAACGGAGGATATCAGAGGCTCAAAAAGTCCGTACTCGAATCAGCAGCATTACTGACAGACTCCGTTTCAAGCAAACTTTTCAGAATTGTTCTGCCTGTCTTAAAACCCGGCATAATATCGGCTTTTATTCTCACATTTATCGACATCTCCAAAGAAATGCCGCTGACACTTATGACACGTCCCTTTGGTTTCGACACACTGGCGGTGAAAATATATGGGTTAACCAGTGAAGGTGAATGGGAAAGGGCTGCACTACCTGCTATTATTATTGTTTTCCTGGGATTTATACCGATTGCATTTTCTGCGTTATTAAGGAGGAAAAATGTACACCCTCGAAGTTAA
- a CDS encoding ABC transporter ATP-binding protein has protein sequence MYTLEVKNIEKTFSAEKPLKSVNLNLASGEIGCLVGPSGCGKSTLLRIISGLETAERGSVKINNRMVFDKNINMPPFKRNVGMIFQDFSLFSHMNVFENVAFSIKKGSKATIKKKVYSILECFQISDIKFKYPHELSGGQQQRVALARTFIKNPDILLMDEPFSNLDVSLKDKLLKEIKSIIKSYQTTTLMVTHSMEEALKMSDKVGILKNGEIIQWASPYAIYHRPVDKFTADFSGDTSYIHARLINGVLETGLGKFDFNDKKYSDGEYDLLIRPEDITVSSEGIDAKVLNKEFMGAYTNYQIKLSSDDKILIKLPSHLNFSIGTNINVTPDFKHFIMFPSEKT, from the coding sequence ATGTACACCCTCGAAGTTAAAAATATAGAAAAAACATTTTCAGCAGAAAAACCCCTTAAGAGTGTTAATCTGAATCTGGCCTCAGGTGAAATCGGGTGCCTTGTGGGGCCTTCCGGTTGTGGGAAATCAACATTGTTAAGAATTATCTCCGGGCTTGAGACAGCTGAAAGAGGCTCAGTAAAGATAAATAACAGAATGGTTTTTGATAAAAATATCAATATGCCTCCATTTAAACGCAATGTGGGAATGATATTTCAGGATTTTTCACTTTTTTCCCATATGAATGTTTTTGAGAACGTTGCCTTCAGTATAAAAAAAGGTTCAAAAGCAACAATAAAGAAGAAAGTATACAGTATCCTTGAGTGCTTTCAGATATCAGATATTAAATTCAAGTATCCACATGAATTATCAGGCGGGCAGCAGCAGAGAGTCGCACTTGCAAGAACTTTTATAAAAAATCCAGATATTTTGCTTATGGATGAGCCTTTTTCAAATCTCGATGTCAGCCTGAAAGATAAACTTTTAAAAGAAATTAAATCAATAATAAAGAGTTACCAAACAACTACATTAATGGTTACCCACAGCATGGAAGAAGCTTTGAAAATGTCCGACAAAGTGGGAATTTTAAAAAATGGTGAAATAATTCAGTGGGCTTCTCCGTATGCGATTTATCACAGGCCTGTAGACAAGTTTACCGCAGATTTTTCAGGAGATACCAGTTATATACATGCCAGACTGATCAACGGAGTTTTAGAAACGGGGCTGGGAAAATTCGATTTTAATGATAAGAAATATTCTGACGGGGAGTACGATCTTTTGATTCGCCCTGAAGATATTACAGTCAGCAGCGAAGGCATAGATGCAAAAGTGCTGAATAAAGAATTTATGGGTGCATACACCAATTATCAGATTAAACTTAGCAGCGATGACAAAATACTCATAAAACTCCCCAGCCATTTAAATTTTTCAATAGGAACTAATATTAATGTAACACCTGACTTCAAACATTTTATTATGTTTCCGTCAGAAAAGACATGA
- a CDS encoding IS1380-like element ISFsi1 family transposase has translation MSKLNYKLERSNDKITPFGGISLLIPLLDKMGIRDFLDKELDHPGSNRGKPPSSKIIPVILSMICGGRSFSDIDKLSFDKVLSYISGIEDIPDSSSISRYFSKTESMLDEVAVNKTISKLGSLNYKIVKDALKRENLFSVTLDQDATYAKVYKRDAKYCYKKFKAYSSMTCFIGESGYCIDEEFREGNVSAQVGILEQLQRVHKYLESCGIEVSNVRNDSAGYQSKVLNYCFDNDLTFFIGGDLDSSVRKGINHIPSDSWKRYRNRYGDESDNEEIAEFIHCMENTKESFRIIVVRKKIESDNPTVPELLGDKYEYRVIATNSKLDAEKVVHFYNLRGVCEYNIKEAKYGFNLKSFPSGNLAGNGLWFKTGILAYNLIMYLKRIIMGGVYKNKEMGSIRYQVISIAGKLVSHGGNKLKLCCSVKYNLPVPISLSISL, from the coding sequence ATGAGCAAACTAAACTACAAATTAGAAAGAAGCAATGATAAAATTACCCCATTTGGTGGAATATCTTTGTTAATCCCACTGTTAGATAAGATGGGCATCCGAGATTTCCTTGATAAAGAACTTGATCATCCAGGCTCTAACAGAGGCAAACCGCCATCTTCTAAAATAATTCCTGTTATTCTATCGATGATATGCGGTGGCAGGAGTTTCAGTGATATCGACAAACTTTCTTTTGATAAGGTTTTAAGCTATATCAGCGGTATTGAAGATATCCCGGATAGTTCCAGCATCAGTAGGTATTTTTCAAAAACAGAAAGCATGTTGGATGAAGTAGCAGTTAATAAAACAATCAGCAAACTGGGCAGTCTCAACTATAAAATAGTGAAAGATGCTTTAAAAAGAGAAAATTTATTTTCAGTTACTCTGGATCAGGACGCCACTTATGCAAAGGTGTATAAAAGGGATGCCAAGTATTGTTATAAGAAATTTAAAGCATACAGTTCTATGACGTGTTTTATAGGAGAGAGCGGTTATTGTATAGACGAGGAATTTCGGGAAGGCAATGTAAGTGCCCAGGTTGGCATACTTGAACAGCTTCAGAGAGTCCATAAATATCTTGAATCTTGTGGTATAGAAGTATCCAATGTTCGTAATGATTCTGCCGGTTACCAATCTAAAGTATTGAATTACTGTTTTGATAACGATTTAACGTTTTTTATAGGAGGTGACCTTGATAGTTCAGTTCGTAAAGGAATAAATCATATACCATCTGATTCATGGAAAAGATATAGAAATAGGTATGGAGATGAAAGCGATAATGAGGAAATAGCAGAGTTTATTCACTGTATGGAAAACACTAAGGAGAGTTTCCGTATAATAGTTGTTCGTAAGAAAATTGAGTCAGACAACCCCACAGTTCCGGAGCTTCTTGGTGATAAATATGAATATCGTGTTATTGCAACTAATTCAAAACTGGATGCAGAAAAGGTGGTACATTTTTATAATTTGCGCGGTGTTTGTGAATACAATATAAAAGAAGCAAAGTATGGTTTTAATTTAAAAAGCTTTCCTTCGGGTAATCTTGCGGGTAACGGCTTATGGTTTAAGACAGGAATACTGGCATATAATCTGATTATGTACCTCAAACGAATCATAATGGGAGGTGTCTATAAAAATAAAGAGATGGGTAGTATACGTTATCAGGTCATATCTATAGCGGGGAAACTTGTGTCCCACGGCGGTAATAAACTGAAGTTGTGCTGCAGTGTGAAGTATAATTTACCTGTCCCCATTTCCCTTTCCATTTCCCTTTAA
- a CDS encoding transposase, translated as MARTKRFKINGDVGYYHVISRTVGGEFLLGDVEKEKLLSVIKQFSSLYFVSVIGYCIMDNHFHLLVKTSSVEDIDNEELKERLSRHNKNISDEITESEIIKYKKKLTDISEYVKSIKMTFSRWYNKRNNRKGYFWGDRFKSVLVESGESLLNMLAYIDLNPVRAKICNKPEEYRWSSFSHRLAKSSDDLLSFEGTEIDSFKDYVSFVYGVGKLEKKTEKGKEKGRISDETDAAVNIWHHKVRYFTDTLVIGSKGFIEYAYKTFDDKISKKERKAHKVPIDLPYQLYSIQRLNSV; from the coding sequence ATGGCAAGGACAAAACGGTTTAAAATTAACGGTGATGTTGGATATTATCATGTGATCTCCCGGACAGTAGGCGGAGAATTTTTATTAGGTGATGTTGAAAAAGAAAAGCTTTTGTCTGTGATAAAACAGTTCAGTTCTCTGTATTTCGTAAGTGTCATTGGATATTGTATTATGGACAACCATTTTCACCTTCTCGTAAAAACTTCATCAGTGGAAGATATAGATAATGAAGAACTTAAAGAGCGTTTATCCCGCCACAATAAAAATATTTCGGATGAAATCACGGAATCTGAAATAATAAAATATAAAAAGAAGCTGACTGACATATCTGAGTATGTAAAATCGATAAAAATGACGTTTTCCAGATGGTACAACAAAAGAAACAACCGTAAAGGCTATTTCTGGGGAGACAGATTTAAGAGTGTATTGGTGGAAAGTGGGGAAAGTCTTTTGAACATGCTTGCCTACATTGATTTAAACCCTGTACGGGCAAAAATCTGCAATAAGCCTGAAGAGTACAGATGGAGCAGTTTTTCCCATAGGTTAGCGAAATCTTCCGATGATTTATTAAGCTTTGAAGGCACTGAGATTGATAGTTTTAAAGATTATGTGTCGTTTGTTTATGGAGTAGGCAAACTTGAGAAAAAGACAGAGAAGGGTAAAGAGAAAGGTAGAATAAGTGATGAAACAGATGCGGCGGTAAATATCTGGCATCACAAGGTGAGATATTTTACAGATACGCTTGTGATAGGCTCCAAAGGTTTTATAGAATATGCATATAAAACGTTTGATGATAAAATAAGCAAGAAGGAACGTAAGGCACACAAAGTCCCTATAGATTTGCCATATCAACTTTATTCGATACAACGATTGAATTCTGTTTAA
- a CDS encoding ATP-binding protein, producing MRFYGRKSELSDLNNSYRLSAVNSQMAVITGRRRVGKTRLIQKFVEDKSAIYFVVSRKDEHLLCEEFVDIVQKQTNVKFFGKIERFHDFFEFLLENFKDKNFVIVFDEIQEFKYINPSVYSEIQKLWDMYKDSASLQLIFSGSVYSMMKDIFENSKEPLFGRASLKINLTPFDIKTLKDIYSSNVDKTDNFDFFAFYAITGGVPKYVEYFVDRKIFSFDAIINEIFRENSFFVEEGKTTLIEEFGKEYTTYFSILSLIASSKTSRSEIESILEKDVGGFLQRLEKDFCIIKKIKPVFSKPNSRVQKYAIEDNFLSFWFRFIYKYNSAVEIGNYEYLKDVVRRDFNSYAGKILEKYFRAKLTMERNFNIIGNYWEKGNKNEIDIVGVNDYEKLLFFAEVKLDSKKASLDELKEKSQKIIRKFNDYKVEYRIFSLHDL from the coding sequence GTGCGGTTTTATGGTAGAAAATCAGAGCTATCAGACTTAAATAATTCATACAGACTATCTGCTGTAAATTCCCAAATGGCTGTAATAACAGGAAGAAGGCGGGTTGGTAAAACCAGACTGATTCAAAAATTCGTTGAAGATAAAAGTGCTATTTATTTTGTTGTTTCAAGGAAAGATGAGCATCTTTTGTGTGAGGAGTTTGTCGATATTGTTCAAAAACAAACGAATGTAAAATTTTTCGGAAAAATAGAAAGGTTTCATGATTTTTTTGAATTTCTGCTGGAGAATTTTAAGGATAAAAACTTTGTAATAGTTTTTGATGAAATCCAGGAATTCAAATACATAAATCCATCTGTGTATAGTGAAATTCAAAAACTTTGGGATATGTACAAAGATTCTGCATCATTGCAGCTGATTTTTTCCGGCTCCGTTTATTCTATGATGAAAGATATTTTTGAAAATTCCAAAGAGCCACTGTTTGGCAGAGCATCTTTAAAAATTAATCTAACCCCTTTTGACATAAAAACACTTAAGGATATTTATTCGAGCAATGTAGATAAAACTGATAACTTTGATTTTTTTGCCTTTTACGCTATTACCGGCGGTGTTCCTAAGTACGTTGAATATTTTGTTGACAGGAAAATATTTAGTTTTGATGCAATTATCAATGAAATTTTCCGGGAGAACTCTTTTTTCGTTGAAGAAGGTAAAACCACTTTAATAGAAGAATTTGGAAAAGAGTATACTACTTATTTCTCCATACTGTCTTTGATAGCTTCATCTAAAACCAGCCGCAGTGAAATAGAGAGTATTCTGGAAAAAGATGTGGGCGGTTTTCTACAGCGCCTTGAGAAAGATTTTTGTATTATTAAAAAGATAAAGCCGGTTTTTAGCAAACCTAACAGCAGAGTTCAAAAGTATGCAATTGAAGATAATTTTTTGAGCTTTTGGTTTCGCTTTATCTACAAATACAACAGTGCAGTGGAAATAGGTAATTATGAATACTTAAAAGATGTTGTCAGGCGTGACTTTAATTCGTATGCAGGTAAAATTTTGGAGAAATATTTCAGAGCCAAGCTGACTATGGAAAGAAACTTTAATATCATCGGAAATTATTGGGAAAAAGGAAATAAAAACGAGATTGATATTGTTGGAGTCAATGATTATGAGAAGCTGCTTTTTTTTGCAGAAGTTAAGCTGGACTCAAAGAAAGCTTCTTTGGATGAATTAAAAGAAAAATCACAAAAAATTATCAGAAAATTCAATGATTATAAAGTGGAGTATCGTATTTTTTCACTGCATGATTTATAA
- a CDS encoding homocysteine S-methyltransferase family protein, whose product MKKPLLQRLDEGPVICGEGYLFELERRGYLQAGSFVPEVALNNPEVLEEVHRDFVKAGSDIVQAFTYNGHREKMRIIGKEEKLESLNRSAIRVAKKVASDFNDEPLVAGNVSNTNIFNPSDHSSKEKVRLMFSEMIGWCKEEDVDMIIGETFYYLEEALLALEVMKQHNFTSVITLGIMAENILEDGYTPTEACKILKDSGADVVGLNCFRGPETMLDIALDIRRNVSGHIAVLPVTYRTTAEEPTFFNITDKKRTACPQHGRCFPDALEPLYCNRYEIAEFAKKAYENDIRYLGLCCGCNPAFLRAMAEAVGRNTINSEYSPDITKHFLYGKDPTLKKHIQDLGNKA is encoded by the coding sequence ATGAAAAAACCACTCTTACAAAGGCTTGACGAAGGACCTGTTATCTGCGGAGAAGGTTATCTATTTGAACTTGAGAGGCGGGGATACCTTCAGGCTGGTAGTTTTGTGCCCGAGGTAGCCCTGAATAACCCTGAAGTGCTTGAAGAAGTCCACAGAGATTTTGTAAAAGCCGGTTCAGATATAGTCCAGGCCTTCACTTATAACGGGCACCGTGAAAAAATGCGCATAATAGGCAAGGAAGAAAAACTTGAATCCCTCAACAGATCGGCAATCAGAGTCGCAAAAAAAGTTGCTTCAGATTTTAATGATGAGCCCTTGGTTGCTGGCAATGTATCAAATACAAATATTTTCAACCCGTCCGATCATTCTTCAAAAGAAAAAGTCAGACTAATGTTTTCAGAAATGATAGGCTGGTGTAAAGAAGAAGATGTAGATATGATCATTGGCGAGACATTCTACTATCTGGAAGAAGCACTCTTAGCTCTTGAAGTTATGAAACAGCATAATTTTACGTCCGTAATCACACTTGGTATTATGGCTGAAAATATTCTCGAAGATGGTTATACTCCTACCGAAGCATGTAAGATCCTAAAAGATAGCGGTGCGGATGTTGTTGGACTTAATTGCTTCAGAGGTCCGGAGACAATGCTTGACATAGCTCTCGATATCAGAAGGAATGTTTCCGGTCATATTGCGGTACTTCCTGTTACATACAGAACAACTGCAGAAGAACCGACTTTTTTTAATATCACTGATAAAAAAAGAACTGCATGCCCGCAACACGGCAGATGTTTTCCTGATGCCCTTGAACCACTATACTGCAACAGGTATGAAATTGCTGAATTTGCAAAAAAAGCCTATGAAAATGATATTAGATATCTCGGATTATGCTGCGGCTGCAATCCTGCTTTTCTTAGGGCAATGGCTGAAGCCGTAGGAAGAAATACAATCAACTCAGAGTATTCGCCGGATATTACTAAGCACTTTCTGTACGGAAAAGATCCCACACTGAAAAAACATATACAGGATTTAGGAAATAAAGCATAA
- a CDS encoding aminodeoxychorismate synthase component I, which yields MSIKTSKFTKEHFTTDKAKFTEKFNNLFAKRIPFVFIIDYNVNNLLIEKITDADDKGISFIFPGLKNISDIDVSKNVNLSICPPSYDKYLRGFEIVRKNLLEGNTYLANLTFKSEIYSSLSLKKIFHKSKAKYKIKYNDDFVLFSPETFVKISDGYIYTYPMKGTVVAGDKNAAANLMEDEKEIAEHLTIVDLMRNDLNMVSSEIEVTKFRFLSEINTGNRQLLHTSSEINGKLTKYYMENPGEAILKLLPAGSICGAPKKRTLEIIKTAENYNRGFYSGIAGVYDGKDIDSCVMIRFIEKNSGKMFYKSGGGLTVYSDPKKEYEELVNKIYVPVN from the coding sequence TTGAGTATTAAAACATCAAAATTTACTAAAGAACATTTTACTACAGATAAAGCTAAGTTTACAGAAAAGTTCAACAACTTATTTGCAAAAAGAATACCTTTTGTGTTTATAATCGATTATAATGTAAACAACCTTTTAATTGAAAAAATAACAGATGCAGATGATAAAGGGATAAGTTTTATTTTTCCAGGCTTAAAAAACATTTCAGATATTGATGTCTCCAAAAACGTAAACTTGTCAATTTGTCCTCCATCCTACGATAAATACCTCAGAGGTTTTGAGATTGTCAGGAAAAACCTCCTGGAAGGCAACACTTATCTGGCAAACCTGACATTCAAATCTGAAATTTATTCCAGTCTGAGCTTGAAAAAAATTTTTCATAAAAGTAAAGCAAAGTATAAAATTAAATACAATGATGATTTTGTTTTATTTTCACCGGAAACATTCGTAAAAATTTCTGATGGATATATTTACACCTATCCGATGAAAGGTACAGTTGTAGCCGGTGACAAAAATGCTGCCGCTAACCTTATGGAAGATGAAAAAGAGATAGCAGAACATTTAACTATAGTGGATTTAATGCGTAATGATTTGAATATGGTATCCTCAGAGATTGAGGTCACTAAATTCAGATTTTTATCGGAAATAAATACAGGTAATCGTCAATTGCTGCACACAAGTTCCGAGATTAATGGTAAGCTGACGAAATATTATATGGAAAACCCCGGTGAGGCAATACTTAAGTTACTTCCGGCAGGCTCCATATGCGGTGCACCGAAAAAAAGAACACTGGAAATTATCAAAACTGCAGAAAATTATAACAGAGGTTTTTACTCCGGTATTGCAGGAGTCTATGACGGAAAAGATATAGATTCTTGCGTTATGATAAGATTTATCGAGAAAAACTCCGGAAAAATGTTTTATAAAAGCGGAGGGGGGCTAACCGTATACTCCGATCCGAAAAAAGAATATGAGGAGCTTGTAAACAAAATTTATGTGCCTGTTAATTGA
- a CDS encoding aminotransferase class IV, with protein sequence MCLLIETIKLQNGIFHNLDYHNERLNNSRKNIFKKSEPLDLYSYLREFDYPKKGLFKVRVEYAENFKNTSFVSYTPVTITSLKVVINNNISYYYKYADRKCFQNIITGKNEEAIIIKNGFVTDCTYANLAFSDGKSWFTPNTYLLNGTKRQLYIDRGEIIPVEMRVKDIFHFKKVSLINSMLDLKEVCISTENIRK encoded by the coding sequence ATGTGCCTGTTAATTGAAACGATAAAGCTGCAAAACGGTATTTTTCACAACCTTGACTACCACAATGAAAGGCTAAATAATTCCAGAAAAAATATTTTCAAGAAATCCGAACCTCTTGATCTTTACAGTTACCTCAGAGAGTTCGACTATCCCAAAAAAGGGCTCTTCAAAGTAAGAGTTGAATATGCTGAGAATTTCAAAAATACGAGTTTTGTCAGTTACACTCCAGTGACAATTACTTCCCTAAAGGTTGTAATCAATAATAATATTTCTTATTATTACAAATATGCAGACAGAAAATGTTTTCAGAATATTATTACCGGAAAAAATGAAGAGGCAATTATAATTAAAAACGGTTTTGTAACCGACTGTACTTATGCAAACCTTGCTTTTTCAGATGGTAAATCATGGTTTACTCCGAATACATATCTACTAAACGGGACAAAAAGACAGCTTTACATAGACCGGGGCGAAATTATTCCTGTAGAAATGCGTGTTAAAGATATTTTCCACTTTAAAAAGGTTTCGCTAATTAATTCAATGCTTGATCTGAAAGAAGTGTGTATCAGCACGGAAAATATAAGGAAATAG
- a CDS encoding DUF262 domain-containing protein, translating to MSYETALKISDVINEIHRKKYLLPAIQREFVWSTYQIERLFDSLMRDYPIGSFLFWKVEKDKTSEYEFYEFLREYHERDKKHNPKANITGDEEITAVLDGQQRLTSLYIGLKGSFAYKLPRKRWDNDQAYPRRKLFLNLVSQSKDPDFEYEFAFLTKQESEKIDEEYFWFPVGEILNYKEPGKVNSYLLQNNVFQNFNKEKADFANHALFKLHATIHNQGSISYYQEKSQLLDKVLNIFIRINSGGTVLSYSDLLLSIATAQWESKDAREEINNFVDEINNIGDGFNFNKDFVLKSCLVLSDFNDIAFKVDNFNKANMLKIENNWDRITNSIRIAVSLVASFGYNRETLTSNNAIIPIAYFLNKINAKDTYALSNKNLEKKIKIKKWLVLSLIKRAFSGQPDNVLRPIRKIIQESGKDRYPLETIISYFKGTNKTLIFSDEDIENLLYYKYGQGFTFSVLSLLYPSLDYKNLFHVDHIFPKSQFTKAKLRKKGISEDEIDTFQKYVNFLGNLQLLEATPNIEKLNKNFDLWLYETYPNENDRKDYMKKHLIPDVDLSFENFIEFFERREKMLKHEFQKILQ from the coding sequence ATGTCGTATGAAACTGCATTAAAAATTTCTGATGTTATTAATGAAATTCATAGGAAAAAATACTTGTTGCCTGCTATACAACGAGAATTTGTTTGGAGTACTTACCAGATAGAAAGACTCTTTGATAGTTTAATGAGGGACTATCCAATTGGTTCATTTTTATTTTGGAAAGTAGAAAAAGACAAAACTAGTGAATATGAATTTTATGAGTTTTTAAGAGAATACCACGAGAGAGACAAAAAGCATAATCCAAAAGCAAACATTACAGGTGATGAAGAAATTACTGCTGTGCTGGATGGGCAACAGAGACTTACTTCACTATATATAGGTTTAAAAGGAAGTTTTGCGTATAAGCTCCCACGTAAAAGGTGGGATAATGACCAGGCTTATCCAAGGAGAAAATTATTCTTAAATTTAGTTAGTCAATCAAAAGATCCTGACTTTGAGTATGAATTTGCTTTTTTAACTAAACAAGAGTCAGAGAAAATTGATGAGGAGTATTTTTGGTTTCCTGTTGGAGAAATATTAAACTACAAAGAACCTGGAAAGGTCAATAGCTACTTACTGCAAAATAATGTTTTTCAAAATTTCAATAAAGAAAAAGCAGACTTTGCTAATCATGCTCTTTTCAAACTTCATGCTACTATCCATAATCAAGGCTCAATAAGTTATTATCAAGAGAAAAGCCAACTATTGGACAAAGTCTTAAATATTTTCATTAGAATCAATAGTGGTGGAACAGTATTGAGCTATTCAGATTTACTTCTTTCAATTGCAACTGCTCAATGGGAATCCAAAGATGCAAGAGAAGAAATTAATAATTTTGTTGACGAAATCAACAATATTGGTGACGGTTTTAATTTTAACAAGGATTTTGTACTCAAATCCTGCCTTGTGCTTAGCGATTTCAATGATATTGCCTTCAAAGTAGATAATTTTAACAAAGCAAATATGTTGAAAATTGAAAATAATTGGGACCGAATTACAAACTCAATTAGAATTGCGGTCAGTTTAGTAGCAAGTTTTGGTTATAACCGCGAAACATTGACATCAAATAACGCAATTATTCCTATAGCGTATTTTCTAAATAAAATAAATGCTAAAGATACTTATGCCTTATCAAATAAAAACTTAGAAAAAAAAATAAAGATAAAAAAATGGCTTGTTCTATCCCTAATTAAAAGAGCTTTTAGTGGTCAACCAGACAATGTGCTGCGTCCAATAAGAAAAATAATTCAAGAAAGTGGAAAAGACCGTTATCCATTGGAAACAATTATTTCTTATTTTAAAGGAACAAACAAAACACTCATATTCTCTGATGAGGATATCGAAAATCTCTTATACTATAAATATGGTCAAGGGTTCACTTTTTCTGTTTTGTCTTTACTTTACCCGAGTCTAGATTACAAGAATCTGTTCCATGTTGATCATATTTTCCCAAAGAGCCAATTTACAAAAGCTAAATTGAGAAAAAAAGGAATTTCAGAGGATGAGATTGACACTTTTCAAAAATACGTTAATTTTCTCGGTAATTTGCAGTTGCTTGAAGCAACGCCCAATATTGAAAAACTAAACAAAAACTTTGATTTGTGGCTTTATGAAACTTATCCAAACGAAAATGACAGAAAAGATTATATGAAGAAACATTTAATTCCTGATGTAGATTTGAGTTTTGAAAACTTTATTGAATTTTTTGAAAGGAGAGAAAAAATGTTGAAACATGAATTTCAAAAAATTTTGCAGTGA